CACGTTCTTGCCACAAGACACTTTAAAAGAACTAGTATTAAAAGATGAACTATTTATAAACAAATTATTTAATGAAATAACTACATTAAAAAGCATTATATCAGAGGAGGTGCAACAATGATTTCTACAAAGCAAGGTGATAATGGAAAAACAAAACTCGCAAATAACGAAACAGTATATAAAGATGATTTACATGTTGAGGCATATGGAACAGTTGATGAACTTAATTCATATTTAGGTTATGCAAAACATTTTCTAAACAAAAAAGAAAAAGAAATAATTGAAAATATTCAAAAAGATCTTTTTAGAGTTGCAACCGAACTTGCCAAAGGTGAAAAATTTATAAACCTAATTTCGAAAGAAGATGAAGAAAAAATAACAAAGCTAGTTGAAGAATATGAAAAAAAGGTAAACCTAAATTCTTTTGTATTGCCTGGTACAACTAAAGAAAGTAGTATTCTAGACATATGTAGAACCATTGCAAGACGTGCTGAAAGAAGAATCGTTTCACTTTCAAAAAGGGAAAATGTAAGGAAAGAATTGATAGCTTACATTAACAGAATTTCTGATTTACTCTACATAATGGCAAGATACATTGAAAAAGATAATATAACCCCCTATTCTGCCCATAAATGAAAAAGGAGGAAGCAAAAAATGATTAAAATAGACGGTAATAATCTAAGATTAGATGATGTCCATAATGTTGCTCGCAATTTTGAAAAAGTAGATTTAGATATATCTGCTAAAAATAAAATAACTGAATCAAGAAATACAATTGAAAAAATTTTATCGAGTGGAAAAACTGTTTACGGTATTAACACAGGTTTCGGTGCACTTGTAAATGTTAAAATCTCGGAAAAAGAATTAGATGAACTACAAAAAAATATAGTATTATCGCATTCAGCTGGAATTGGTGATCCTTTAG
Above is a window of Thermosipho japonicus DNA encoding:
- a CDS encoding cob(I)yrinic acid a,c-diamide adenosyltransferase; this translates as MISTKQGDNGKTKLANNETVYKDDLHVEAYGTVDELNSYLGYAKHFLNKKEKEIIENIQKDLFRVATELAKGEKFINLISKEDEEKITKLVEEYEKKVNLNSFVLPGTTKESSILDICRTIARRAERRIVSLSKRENVRKELIAYINRISDLLYIMARYIEKDNITPYSAHK